The following are encoded together in the Candidatus Omnitrophota bacterium genome:
- a CDS encoding DUF420 domain-containing protein translates to MMFSKRFFFSQILFFAVLFCAALVYFLKPVQPLPVIGQLTDFRLLNSDGKTVSLQDLKGKVWVADFMFTTCGGICPVMGANMAKLHRSYVLVDDVRLVSISVNPDTDTPETLKTYAKKFKANTDRWFFLTGPLADIQKLSAQSFKLGKVDEPVFHSSYFTLVDRQGRIRGYYDGMDKKKLARLFKDIAVVLREKKGMSVPLLPTINALLNGLAGVFLVLGFLAIKRKDRVTHKKFMLCAFASSALFLCTYLYYHLTSAGITHYKGSGMWRAIYFFILGTHTPLAVLIVPFILMALRHAYRGEFQKHTRITKWLYPTWMYVSVTGVLIYLMLYVFKPA, encoded by the coding sequence ATGATGTTTTCCAAACGTTTCTTCTTTTCACAGATCCTGTTCTTTGCGGTCCTTTTTTGCGCGGCCTTGGTTTATTTTCTTAAACCAGTCCAACCTTTGCCTGTGATCGGACAGTTGACGGATTTCCGATTGCTCAATAGCGATGGGAAAACCGTTTCACTGCAAGATCTCAAAGGTAAGGTGTGGGTGGCGGACTTCATGTTCACCACCTGCGGCGGAATCTGTCCGGTCATGGGCGCCAACATGGCCAAACTGCACCGTTCCTATGTCCTGGTAGATGATGTGCGCCTGGTGTCTATTTCGGTCAATCCGGACACCGACACGCCTGAAACCCTCAAGACCTACGCAAAGAAATTCAAGGCGAACACGGACCGATGGTTTTTTTTGACAGGACCATTGGCGGATATACAAAAACTCTCCGCGCAATCATTCAAGTTGGGCAAGGTGGATGAACCGGTCTTTCACAGCAGTTATTTCACGCTGGTGGACAGACAGGGGCGTATCCGGGGCTATTATGACGGGATGGACAAGAAAAAACTCGCGCGGTTATTCAAGGACATTGCCGTTGTTTTAAGGGAGAAAAAAGGGATGAGCGTCCCGCTTTTACCGACGATCAACGCGTTGCTCAACGGCCTGGCAGGGGTCTTTCTGGTGCTGGGATTTTTGGCCATCAAACGTAAAGACCGGGTCACGCATAAAAAATTCATGCTTTGCGCTTTTGCGTCCTCGGCCCTGTTTTTATGCACGTATCTGTATTATCACCTGACGTCGGCGGGAATTACACACTACAAGGGGTCCGGGATGTGGCGGGCGATATACTTCTTTATTTTAGGGACACATACGCCATTAGCGGTGCTGATCGTGCCGTTTATCCTCATGGCCCTGCGGCACGCGTACCGGGGGGAATTCCAGAAACATACCCGCATCACCAAATGGCTTTACCCGACATGGATGTACGTTTCCGTGACCGGGGTTTTGATCTACTTGATGCTTTACGTTTTCAAGCCCGCCTGA
- a CDS encoding COX15/CtaA family protein produces the protein MPDFLTLRRYTKFVCGSTLFLIFAGGLVKSTESGLAVPDWPLSYGTLFPPMVGGVFYEHGHRMIAFFVGLLVLVLTIWLCRTPVEGWIKKLGVAALLTVVAQGVLGGLAVLFFLPVLLSSGHGVLAQTFFCMTVLLAYAFCVERKNRLKANDEGTDTKFLKYTFILFGMVYVQLMIANVMRHTGSGLAVPDFPTMGGSLIPTFDQDMLNRINAWRFEQNLEPVRMGQVHIHILHRVWAFLILAKLFFINHVAYRDHLAKPLVMKTLYWLNLMMFAQIMLGIATVIFEKEVYTTTAHVTMGAVVLGLSLLLVLRASPMTWVKFKGMLSAR, from the coding sequence ATGCCTGATTTCTTAACCCTACGCCGTTATACAAAATTCGTCTGCGGTTCAACGCTTTTTTTGATCTTTGCCGGCGGCCTTGTTAAAAGCACCGAGTCAGGCCTGGCTGTGCCGGATTGGCCTTTGTCGTACGGCACATTATTCCCGCCCATGGTCGGAGGGGTGTTTTATGAACACGGCCACCGCATGATCGCCTTTTTCGTCGGACTGCTTGTCCTGGTCCTGACGATCTGGCTGTGCCGCACGCCTGTTGAGGGCTGGATCAAAAAACTAGGGGTAGCGGCGCTGTTGACCGTCGTAGCCCAGGGCGTTTTGGGCGGGCTGGCTGTCCTGTTCTTTTTACCGGTATTGCTCTCCTCGGGCCACGGGGTGCTGGCCCAAACATTTTTTTGCATGACGGTCCTGCTCGCGTACGCTTTTTGTGTTGAGCGCAAAAACCGTTTAAAGGCGAACGATGAAGGGACGGACACAAAATTCCTGAAATATACGTTCATCCTTTTCGGGATGGTGTATGTTCAACTGATGATCGCCAATGTCATGCGCCATACCGGATCAGGACTGGCTGTTCCGGATTTTCCGACCATGGGAGGGTCGCTCATTCCCACCTTTGACCAAGACATGCTCAACAGGATCAATGCCTGGCGTTTTGAACAAAACCTTGAGCCTGTCCGTATGGGCCAGGTGCATATACATATTTTACATCGTGTTTGGGCATTTTTAATTTTAGCAAAATTATTTTTTATCAATCATGTGGCCTATCGCGACCATTTGGCCAAGCCCCTGGTGATGAAAACGCTGTATTGGCTGAATCTGATGATGTTTGCGCAGATCATGCTGGGGATCGCCACGGTCATTTTCGAGAAAGAAGTATATACGACGACGGCCCACGTCACCATGGGAGCGGTTGTCCTGGGGTTATCGCTTTTGTTGGTGCTGCGCGCTTCGCCCATGACCTGGGTAAAATTTAAAGGGATGTTATCTGCCCGATGA
- the cyoE gene encoding heme o synthase, with amino-acid sequence MINKEKWNAYIELSKPSILMLVLVTTALGYYLAGKGVRDWGILALTLLGAALTCAGAGALNHYLERDSDALMKRTKNRPLPRGTITPANALAYGILMILMGVSLLCWRVNLLTAFLSLLTAFLYILVYTPMKKISWLNTTIGAIPGAIPPMGGWAAATGHLDPGAWVLFLILFAWQHPHFYAIAWLCKEDYTKAGFKMLPVVEPDGISTFRHAIFYCLMLLAVSVLPFLMGMSGKFYLAGAVVLGSGFLYAGWRLLCSHSMPDARRLLGASVLYLPLLLFVIILDLSIL; translated from the coding sequence ATGATCAATAAAGAAAAATGGAACGCCTACATTGAATTGTCCAAGCCGAGCATTTTAATGCTCGTGCTGGTGACAACGGCATTGGGGTATTATCTGGCTGGAAAAGGCGTGCGGGATTGGGGAATTCTGGCTTTGACGCTTTTGGGCGCGGCCTTGACCTGCGCGGGTGCCGGGGCGCTCAATCATTATCTGGAACGCGACAGTGATGCCCTGATGAAGCGCACAAAAAACAGGCCTTTGCCCAGGGGGACCATCACCCCAGCCAATGCCCTGGCCTACGGGATCCTGATGATCCTCATGGGGGTTTCTTTGTTGTGCTGGAGGGTCAATTTATTGACGGCATTCCTGTCGTTGCTAACGGCATTCTTGTATATTTTGGTGTATACGCCCATGAAAAAGATCAGTTGGTTGAATACGACGATCGGGGCCATTCCCGGGGCCATTCCGCCGATGGGAGGGTGGGCGGCCGCGACCGGTCATCTTGATCCCGGGGCATGGGTGCTGTTTCTTATTCTTTTTGCCTGGCAGCATCCGCATTTTTATGCCATTGCCTGGCTGTGCAAAGAGGATTATACAAAAGCGGGATTCAAAATGCTGCCGGTGGTTGAGCCCGATGGCATTTCAACATTTCGCCACGCTATTTTCTATTGTCTCATGCTTTTGGCCGTTTCCGTTCTGCCGTTTTTGATGGGCATGTCCGGAAAATTCTATCTGGCCGGCGCCGTGGTCCTCGGGTCCGGTTTTCTATATGCCGGTTGGCGCCTGCTTTGCTCCCACTCCATGCCGGATGCCCGCCGCTTGCTGGGAGCTTCCGTCCTGTATCTGCCGTTATTGCTTTTTGTGATCATATTAGATCTCTCCATTCTATGA
- a CDS encoding cytochrome C oxidase subunit IV family protein has product MFGHTHDIHKEIRAYLLVFGALLLLTGITVAINRLHLPTHLAVTLALMVACVKGFLVVGFFMHLLSERQLIYSILAFTVFFFFSMMFLTTGNHYNYLLGTRDLSYELMAQQATGVPVEAGHGH; this is encoded by the coding sequence ATGTTCGGACATACGCATGACATTCATAAGGAAATACGCGCCTATCTGCTGGTCTTCGGCGCTCTACTGCTGTTGACGGGCATCACGGTCGCTATCAACCGCCTGCATTTGCCGACCCATCTGGCCGTGACCCTGGCCCTCATGGTCGCCTGTGTCAAAGGGTTCCTGGTGGTCGGGTTTTTTATGCATTTGCTTTCCGAACGCCAATTGATATACAGTATTCTGGCCTTCACCGTATTTTTCTTTTTCAGCATGATGTTCCTGACCACGGGTAACCATTATAATTATCTGCTGGGAACAAGGGACCTTTCCTATGAATTAATGGCGCAGCAGGCTACCGGCGTGCCGGTGGAGGCGGGACATGGGCATTAA
- the acnA gene encoding aconitate hydratase AcnA, whose product MSVFDKRSVQKILSVQSSKYTIFALPKLAKAGLKDPAHLPFSIRILLESALRNEDGYEVTFKDIRTILNWTPNTPKNEIAFKPGRVLLQDFTGVPCMVDLAAMRDAMKRLGGDFKKINPQVQCDLVIDHSVQVDAFGTQKALGQNVKLEFERNKERYEFLKWGQSALRNFRVVPPATGIVHQVNLEYLAKGVLKKKTGKTVTAYPDSLVGTDSHTTMINGLGIVGWGVGGIEAEAVMLGEPIYMLLPEVTGFKLTGRLKEGVTATDLVLTVTQILRQKGVVDKFVEFFGDGLKHLTLPDRATIANMSPEYGATIGLFPVDEETLNYLRLSGRTAAEVDLVEHYYKEQGLFYDPKSAQPQYSDLLELDLSTVEPCLAGPKRPQDRVPLTQVKTNFRASLTADVKQRGYGLSQDDLNHTAVVQNGVGTTIGHGAVVIAAITSCTNTSNPSVLIGAGLLAKKAVEKGLTSKSYVKTSFAPGSQVVEEYLKEAGLMAPLEKLGFNIVGYGCTTCIGNSGPLPEPVAKAIQEGDLVAASVLSGNRNFEGRINPYTKANYLASPPLVVAYALAGRVDIDLSREPIGQDKKGKPVYLKDIWPAQEEIHRLESKFVKAKIFRQRYKSVDKGNKDWNAIKLKRSDLFPWDPQSTYIQEPPYFIKMKATPDVLQPIRGARCLVMVGDSITTDHISPAGSIAKDSPAGKYLMAEGIQPADFNSYGTRRGNDRVMTRGTFGNIRLRNLIAPGSEGPWTTYWPTGEKMFIYEASLKYKKSSTPLVVLAGKEYGAGSSRDWAAKGTTLLGVKAVIAQSYERIHRSNLVGMGVLPLQFKAGENSALIGLKGDEVFEFVGLNNDLKPRQDITVIATHPDGGRKEFKAVCRIDTLVEVDYYRNGGILQTVLRKLAK is encoded by the coding sequence ATGTCCGTATTTGACAAACGATCCGTCCAGAAAATACTGTCCGTCCAATCATCAAAATACACGATCTTCGCCCTGCCCAAACTGGCGAAGGCGGGCTTAAAAGACCCCGCGCATCTGCCGTTCTCCATCCGCATCCTGCTGGAAAGCGCTCTGCGCAATGAAGACGGTTATGAGGTCACCTTCAAAGACATCAGGACCATCCTGAATTGGACGCCCAATACGCCTAAAAATGAGATCGCTTTCAAGCCCGGCCGCGTGCTTTTGCAGGATTTTACCGGTGTTCCGTGTATGGTGGACCTGGCCGCCATGCGCGATGCCATGAAACGCTTAGGGGGCGATTTCAAAAAGATCAACCCGCAGGTGCAATGCGACCTGGTCATTGACCATTCCGTGCAGGTGGACGCGTTCGGCACCCAAAAAGCGTTGGGCCAAAACGTGAAACTGGAATTTGAACGCAACAAAGAACGGTATGAATTCCTCAAATGGGGCCAAAGCGCCCTGCGGAATTTCCGCGTGGTCCCGCCGGCCACAGGCATTGTGCATCAGGTCAATCTGGAATATCTGGCCAAAGGGGTATTGAAAAAAAAGACCGGAAAGACCGTGACGGCTTATCCCGATAGTTTAGTCGGCACCGATTCCCATACGACGATGATCAACGGATTAGGCATTGTGGGGTGGGGTGTGGGCGGTATAGAAGCGGAAGCTGTGATGCTCGGCGAACCCATTTATATGCTTTTACCGGAAGTGACAGGTTTTAAATTGACCGGGCGTTTGAAAGAGGGGGTGACCGCGACCGACCTGGTGCTCACCGTCACGCAAATACTGCGTCAAAAAGGCGTCGTGGACAAATTCGTTGAATTCTTCGGTGATGGGTTAAAACATTTGACCTTGCCGGACCGTGCCACCATTGCCAACATGTCCCCTGAATACGGGGCCACCATCGGCCTGTTCCCGGTGGACGAGGAAACATTGAATTATTTGCGCCTTTCCGGCAGAACAGCCGCCGAGGTGGACCTGGTGGAGCATTATTACAAAGAGCAGGGGCTGTTTTACGATCCTAAGTCGGCCCAGCCGCAATACAGCGATCTTTTGGAATTAGACCTGTCCACGGTTGAACCGTGCCTGGCCGGCCCCAAGCGTCCGCAGGACCGCGTGCCGTTGACACAGGTCAAAACAAACTTCCGGGCCTCATTGACCGCTGACGTCAAACAACGCGGTTATGGTTTATCTCAAGACGACTTGAACCATACAGCTGTTGTCCAAAATGGTGTCGGCACAACCATCGGCCATGGCGCGGTCGTGATCGCGGCCATCACCAGCTGCACCAATACTTCAAACCCGTCGGTGCTCATCGGCGCAGGTCTTTTGGCCAAAAAAGCCGTTGAAAAAGGACTGACCAGCAAATCCTATGTCAAAACAAGTTTTGCCCCTGGCTCGCAGGTGGTTGAAGAATATTTAAAAGAAGCGGGATTGATGGCGCCTTTGGAAAAACTGGGGTTTAACATTGTCGGCTATGGCTGTACGACCTGCATCGGCAACAGCGGGCCTTTGCCCGAACCTGTGGCCAAGGCCATTCAGGAGGGGGATCTGGTCGCGGCCAGCGTCCTGTCCGGCAACCGTAATTTTGAAGGCCGGATCAATCCATACACCAAGGCCAATTATCTGGCCAGCCCGCCGCTGGTGGTGGCTTACGCTCTGGCCGGACGCGTGGACATTGACCTGTCCCGTGAACCCATCGGTCAGGATAAAAAGGGCAAGCCGGTTTATTTGAAAGACATTTGGCCCGCGCAGGAGGAAATTCACCGTCTGGAGTCCAAATTCGTCAAAGCCAAAATATTCCGCCAACGGTATAAAAGTGTAGACAAGGGCAATAAGGATTGGAACGCCATCAAGTTAAAAAGATCAGACCTTTTCCCATGGGACCCTCAAAGCACCTACATTCAGGAACCGCCGTATTTTATCAAAATGAAGGCAACGCCGGATGTGCTCCAGCCCATCCGGGGCGCGCGGTGTCTGGTCATGGTGGGGGATTCCATCACCACCGACCATATTTCACCGGCCGGGTCCATTGCCAAGGACAGTCCGGCGGGAAAATACCTGATGGCTGAGGGGATACAGCCGGCGGATTTCAACAGTTACGGGACCCGCCGCGGCAATGACCGCGTGATGACGCGGGGAACGTTCGGCAATATACGCCTGCGTAATCTCATCGCGCCCGGCAGTGAAGGCCCGTGGACGACCTATTGGCCGACGGGCGAAAAAATGTTCATTTACGAGGCCTCTTTGAAATATAAAAAAAGCTCCACACCGCTGGTCGTTTTGGCCGGCAAGGAATACGGCGCCGGTTCCAGCCGCGACTGGGCCGCCAAAGGCACAACGCTTTTAGGCGTCAAAGCGGTCATCGCCCAAAGTTATGAACGCATCCACCGTAGTAATCTGGTGGGCATGGGCGTTCTGCCTTTGCAATTCAAGGCAGGAGAGAACTCTGCGTTGATCGGGTTAAAAGGGGATGAGGTCTTTGAATTTGTCGGTTTGAACAACGATCTCAAACCCCGCCAGGACATCACGGTCATCGCCACCCATCCCGACGGCGGACGAAAAGAATTCAAAGCCGTCTGCCGCATTGACACCCTGGTGGAAGTGGACTATTACCGCAATGGCGGCATCTTACAAACTGTCTTGCGCAAATTAGCCAAATGA
- a CDS encoding ferredoxin family protein — MAHIVTEPCIKCKYTDCVTVCPVDCFHEDKEMLVIDPDVCIDCGACIPECPVQAIYTDADIPEKSKSYIELNAKRSKELPVITEKKTPLAPPK; from the coding sequence ATGGCCCACATCGTCACTGAACCCTGTATCAAGTGCAAATATACCGACTGCGTCACTGTCTGCCCGGTGGATTGTTTCCATGAAGACAAGGAAATGCTGGTCATTGACCCTGACGTGTGCATTGACTGCGGTGCCTGCATCCCTGAATGCCCGGTGCAGGCCATTTATACCGATGCCGACATCCCTGAAAAATCCAAGAGTTACATAGAGCTGAACGCCAAAAGGTCCAAGGAACTCCCCGTCATCACCGAGAAGAAAACCCCTCTGGCACCGCCGAAGTAA